One segment of Nitrospinota bacterium DNA contains the following:
- a CDS encoding c-type cytochrome: MKKYVLALAMSFAFVGALAGYAAAAGDAGKGEGLFTGKGQCKNCHKLDEKAQVGPGLKGVTTRHADAWLTTWLGDPQKTWEGNDADVQKLKTWKPGRDKAPKTAMKIPHLDDAEIADLIAFLHKNDGK, from the coding sequence ATGAAGAAATATGTTCTTGCGTTAGCGATGAGTTTTGCGTTTGTCGGCGCTTTGGCCGGCTATGCCGCCGCCGCGGGCGACGCTGGCAAGGGCGAAGGCCTTTTCACTGGCAAAGGCCAGTGCAAAAACTGCCACAAACTTGACGAGAAGGCGCAGGTTGGCCCCGGCCTGAAAGGTGTGACCACCCGCCATGCCGATGCGTGGCTCACCACCTGGCTTGGCGACCCGCAGAAGACCTGGGAAGGCAATGACGCCGACGTCCAGAAGCTGAAGACCTGGAAGCCGGGCAGGGACAAGGCCCCGAAGACGGCCATGAAGATCCCTCATCTTGACGACGCCGAGATCGCCGACCTGATTGCGTTCCTCCACAAGAACGACGGCAAATAA